The following proteins are encoded in a genomic region of Synechococcus sp. CBW1002:
- the rnc gene encoding ribonuclease III codes for MPAKPRPPAPPSLPLHRQKQLLAFLRQLELDPTAAGGPGDDAATLAPIEEALTHTSAGRPQHHERLEFLGDAVLRLAAAEYLQREHPDLSVGQCSALRAQLVSDRWLAELGERCGLEDVVRIGAMAEGDLAGRRTVLAETCEALIGGLYESWGGSLEPVHLWLDSHWQHTTAALLADPDQHNWKSALQEWSQGQSLGLPVYQCQERSRRHADPRRFVCRVSLAGSTATNGAEESLGEGWGGSRREAEQQAARAALQHIRRQQC; via the coding sequence ATGCCTGCGAAGCCCCGGCCGCCTGCCCCGCCGTCGCTCCCGCTGCACCGCCAGAAGCAGCTTCTCGCCTTCCTGCGTCAGCTCGAGCTCGACCCCACCGCTGCCGGTGGACCCGGAGACGATGCCGCCACGCTGGCCCCGATCGAGGAGGCCCTGACCCACACTTCCGCCGGCCGGCCGCAGCACCACGAGCGGCTGGAGTTTCTCGGTGATGCAGTGCTGCGACTGGCGGCGGCGGAATATCTGCAGCGGGAGCATCCCGATCTGAGCGTGGGTCAGTGCTCAGCCTTGCGCGCCCAGCTGGTGAGCGACCGCTGGCTGGCGGAGCTGGGGGAGCGCTGCGGCCTGGAGGATGTGGTGCGGATCGGCGCCATGGCCGAGGGCGACCTCGCCGGCCGCCGCACCGTCCTGGCCGAAACCTGCGAGGCCCTGATCGGTGGCCTCTACGAAAGCTGGGGAGGGAGTCTTGAGCCTGTGCATCTCTGGCTGGATTCCCACTGGCAGCACACCACCGCCGCGCTGCTTGCTGATCCGGATCAGCACAACTGGAAATCGGCCCTGCAGGAATGGAGCCAGGGCCAGTCCCTGGGCTTGCCCGTCTACCAGTGCCAGGAGCGCAGCCGCCGCCACGCAGACCCACGGCGGTTTGTGTGCCGCGTCAGCCTCGCTGGCTCCACCGCCACCAATGGGGCGGAGGAATCCCTGGGTGAAGGCTGGGGGGGCTCCCGTCGTGAAGCTGAGCAACAGGCCGCCAGGGCCGCTCTGCAGCACATTCGCAGGCAACAGTGCTGA
- a CDS encoding ATP-binding cassette domain-containing protein gives MGTDDTLLLRAEGLFHQLGSRWLWRDLELELQPGDRLALVAPSGAGKTLLLRSLALLDPLQQGRLWLRGRTPVAWGLPVWRSCLIYLAQRPVLFPGTVRDNLQAVFQLAVHQQRRWRPDILEGWLETLGRDRAFLDLDAERLSGGEGQLLNLLRALQLEPDILLLDEPTASLDPASTEAVESLLAGWLEGGDRACVITSHDGDQLRRFGNRRLDLTV, from the coding sequence ATGGGAACGGACGACACCTTGCTCTTGCGGGCAGAGGGGCTGTTCCACCAGCTGGGCTCACGCTGGCTCTGGCGGGATCTGGAGCTGGAGCTGCAGCCCGGTGATCGCCTGGCCCTGGTGGCGCCTTCCGGTGCCGGCAAGACCCTGCTGCTGCGCAGCCTGGCCCTGCTGGATCCGCTGCAGCAGGGCAGGCTCTGGCTGCGGGGCCGCACTCCTGTTGCCTGGGGCCTGCCCGTGTGGCGATCTTGCCTGATCTATCTGGCCCAGCGGCCGGTGCTGTTCCCTGGCACGGTTCGAGACAACCTCCAGGCCGTGTTTCAGCTGGCCGTCCATCAGCAACGCCGCTGGCGGCCCGACATCCTCGAGGGCTGGTTGGAGACCCTGGGACGTGACAGGGCCTTTCTCGACCTGGACGCCGAGCGGCTCTCCGGAGGTGAAGGACAGTTGCTCAATCTGCTGCGTGCCTTGCAGCTCGAGCCCGACATCCTTCTGCTCGATGAGCCCACCGCCTCCCTGGATCCGGCCTCCACGGAGGCGGTGGAGAGCCTGCTGGCCGGCTGGCTGGAGGGGGGCGATCGGGCCTGCGTGATCACCAGTCACGACGGCGACCAGCTGCGCCGCTTCGGGAATCGCCGCCTGGATCTGACCGTATGA
- a CDS encoding IS66 family transposase: MTTPPAGISEADWAATPVGVKAGFLELVSQCQRQQQEIEQLRIQLTALATELAHLRERIGRSSRNSSKPPSSDGQGFKPPERRKGSGRKRGGQPGHPGSGPELLPIERVDEVVEHHPQACRRCGTLLQGQDPEPLRHQVIEIPPITPLVIEHRLHRLVCPCCTTSTCASLPAEVEVSHYGPRLSALVGLLGSAFPLSFSKTQALLDQLLGVQISRGAMATIRQRLSAALEQPMQEALAFARQQSVVYVDETGAPTGNADGGNPDGRRGWEWVMVTAMGVTVFLQSLSRSAAAAIDLLGNAFGGIVVSDRFSAYNHLPLEQRQLCWAHVIRDLTAIADRQGASGEIGAELLGLQQQLFAQWHRYKDGTIDWSTLQQGCRPIRQAFVGTLQRVVELGCQRGERTPWAKTVRTCHQLLQVSDGLWTFLEIEGIEPTNNAAERALRHSVIQRKISHGVQSRQGAICRSRLLTVTTSLRQQGRDIWQFLEQALIAHHRGGEMPSLLPNP, from the coding sequence ATGACCACCCCACCGGCCGGGATTTCAGAAGCCGATTGGGCCGCCACCCCGGTGGGAGTGAAGGCTGGATTTCTTGAGCTGGTCAGTCAGTGCCAGAGGCAGCAACAGGAGATCGAGCAGCTCCGCATCCAGCTCACCGCCCTGGCGACCGAACTGGCCCATCTGCGCGAGCGGATCGGCCGCAGCTCCCGAAATTCTTCCAAGCCTCCCTCCAGTGATGGCCAGGGGTTTAAGCCGCCCGAACGACGCAAGGGCAGTGGCCGCAAGCGCGGCGGCCAGCCGGGCCATCCCGGATCTGGGCCGGAGCTGCTGCCGATCGAGCGGGTGGATGAGGTGGTCGAGCACCACCCCCAGGCCTGCCGCCGCTGCGGCACGTTGCTACAGGGTCAGGATCCCGAGCCCTTGAGGCACCAGGTGATCGAGATTCCACCGATCACGCCTCTGGTGATCGAGCACCGGCTGCACCGCCTGGTCTGCCCCTGCTGTACCACCAGCACCTGTGCCTCGTTACCGGCGGAGGTGGAAGTAAGCCATTACGGTCCCCGGCTCAGTGCTCTGGTGGGTCTGCTGGGTAGTGCCTTCCCGTTGAGTTTCAGCAAGACCCAGGCGCTGCTGGATCAGCTGCTGGGGGTACAGATCAGCCGGGGAGCGATGGCCACTATCCGCCAGCGCTTGAGTGCAGCACTGGAGCAGCCCATGCAGGAGGCCCTTGCGTTTGCCCGTCAGCAGTCGGTGGTCTATGTCGATGAAACCGGTGCCCCCACCGGTAATGCCGATGGGGGCAACCCCGATGGCCGGCGCGGCTGGGAGTGGGTCATGGTGACCGCCATGGGGGTGACAGTGTTCTTGCAGAGCCTGAGCCGCTCGGCTGCCGCCGCGATCGACCTGCTCGGGAATGCCTTTGGCGGAATTGTGGTGAGCGATCGCTTCTCCGCCTACAACCATCTCCCGCTGGAGCAGCGCCAGCTGTGCTGGGCGCACGTGATCCGCGATCTCACTGCCATCGCTGACCGTCAGGGCGCCAGCGGTGAGATTGGAGCGGAGCTGCTGGGCCTGCAGCAGCAGCTGTTTGCCCAGTGGCACCGCTACAAAGACGGAACGATCGACTGGTCCACGTTGCAGCAGGGCTGTCGGCCGATCCGCCAGGCGTTTGTGGGCACGCTGCAGCGGGTTGTGGAGCTGGGCTGCCAGCGCGGCGAGCGAACGCCGTGGGCCAAGACGGTGCGTACCTGCCATCAGTTGCTGCAAGTGAGCGATGGCCTCTGGACCTTCCTGGAGATTGAAGGGATCGAGCCCACCAACAACGCAGCCGAGCGTGCCCTGCGCCATTCGGTGATTCAGCGCAAGATCAGCCATGGCGTCCAATCCCGCCAGGGTGCGATCTGCCGCAGCAGGCTGCTCACGGTCACCACCAGCCTGCGGCAACAGGGCCGTGATATCTGGCAGTTCCTGGAGCAGGCCTTGATCGCCCATCATCGCGGCGGTGAGATGCCATCGCTGTTGCCGAATCCCTGA
- a CDS encoding transposase, translating into MSKRRTHSPEFKARVAMEAISGRKTIQEIAADHAIHPIQVSQWKRQLLDGASELFTRGKKTKDKDEGQAKEAELFQQIGRLQMELEWLKKKSQLL; encoded by the coding sequence ATGAGCAAACGCCGCACTCACAGCCCCGAGTTCAAGGCCAGGGTCGCCATGGAGGCGATCAGTGGCCGCAAGACGATCCAGGAGATCGCCGCTGATCACGCTATTCACCCAATCCAGGTGAGCCAGTGGAAGCGGCAGCTGCTGGACGGCGCCAGCGAGCTGTTCACCAGGGGCAAGAAGACCAAGGACAAGGACGAGGGGCAGGCCAAGGAAGCGGAGCTGTTCCAGCAGATCGGCCGGCTCCAGATGGAGCTGGAATGGCTCAAAAAAAAGTCTCAGCTGCTCTGA
- a CDS encoding NAD(P)H dehydrogenase subunit NdhS, which yields MADLPILPGSTVVVNDARSIYNGYRGFVQRISGSRAAVLFEGGNWDKLVTMPLTALAQE from the coding sequence ATGGCTGACCTTCCGATCCTGCCCGGCTCCACTGTGGTGGTGAACGACGCCCGCTCGATCTACAACGGTTACCGAGGCTTTGTGCAGCGGATCAGCGGCAGCCGGGCGGCGGTGCTGTTTGAAGGCGGCAACTGGGACAAGCTCGTGACCATGCCGCTGACTGCCCTGGCCCAGGAGTGA
- a CDS encoding prohibitin family protein: protein MQGSMRPAGGDGFGTALQLVVAGIVALLILLSQTIFIVPAGNVAVVTTLGRVTGGERRPGPNLKIPLIQATSFFDVRTQVRPEQFSTLTKDLQVIEATATMKYAIRPSEAGRVFETIATDNQQIYPRVIQPSLLKALKSVFSQYELVTIATEWNSISELVQDKVAEELKKFDYVTVQGLDLTGLQIAEEYRAAIEQKQIADQRLLRSQTEVKIAEQEALRYEILNKSLDDQVLYKLFLDKWDGQTSVVPALPGASGGTPPVIVQGRR, encoded by the coding sequence ATGCAAGGTTCCATGCGACCGGCCGGTGGTGATGGGTTCGGCACAGCACTTCAGCTGGTCGTGGCGGGGATTGTGGCCCTGCTGATCCTGCTGAGCCAGACGATTTTCATCGTTCCCGCCGGCAACGTGGCCGTGGTGACGACTCTGGGCCGGGTGACCGGCGGGGAGCGACGACCCGGCCCCAACCTGAAGATTCCCCTGATTCAGGCCACGTCGTTCTTTGATGTGCGCACCCAGGTGAGACCGGAGCAGTTCTCCACCCTGACCAAAGACCTGCAGGTGATCGAGGCCACGGCCACGATGAAGTACGCGATCCGACCCAGCGAAGCGGGCCGGGTGTTCGAAACGATCGCCACCGACAACCAGCAGATCTACCCGCGGGTGATTCAGCCCTCGCTGCTGAAGGCGCTCAAGTCGGTGTTCTCCCAGTACGAGCTGGTCACGATCGCCACCGAGTGGAACAGCATCTCCGAACTGGTACAGGACAAGGTGGCGGAGGAACTGAAGAAGTTCGATTACGTGACGGTGCAGGGCCTGGATCTCACCGGCCTGCAGATCGCCGAGGAATACCGCGCCGCCATCGAGCAGAAGCAGATCGCGGATCAGCGGCTGCTGCGCTCCCAGACCGAGGTGAAGATCGCCGAGCAGGAGGCCCTCCGCTACGAGATCCTCAACAAGAGCCTGGATGACCAGGTGCTCTACAAGCTCTTCCTCGACAAGTGGGACGGGCAGACCTCCGTGGTGCCGGCCCTGCCCGGTGCCTCAGGCGGCACCCCGCCAGTGATCGTGCAGGGCCGCCGGTGA
- the fetB gene encoding iron export ABC transporter permease subunit FetB: MTPITTGALSISDGRLALATLLILVNVALSAFLRLGLGRTLLIASTRMVVQLLLVGSVLEWLFHQDNAPAILLLALVMALIAGISAVQRTRRRFAGIYRNSLVSVMGSSALVTGLAIVAIIQPEPWFTPQYLIPLLGMVLGNTLNGISLGLDRLMEGLLSQREQVEAWLALGGTRWEACNAVVRDAIRIAMIPTINSMMVMGLVSLPGMMTGQILEGAAPAAAVRYQIVILFMISAATALGVFGVVLLGYRSLTSQDHQLRLDRLSSLRPRT; this comes from the coding sequence ATGACGCCGATCACCACCGGAGCCCTCAGCATCAGCGACGGCCGCCTCGCCCTGGCGACCCTGCTGATCCTGGTCAATGTGGCCCTGTCCGCCTTTCTACGGCTGGGCCTGGGCCGCACGCTGCTGATCGCCTCCACCCGCATGGTGGTTCAGCTGCTCCTGGTGGGATCGGTGCTGGAGTGGCTGTTCCACCAGGACAATGCGCCGGCCATCCTGTTGCTGGCTCTGGTCATGGCCCTGATCGCCGGCATCTCGGCTGTGCAGCGCACACGGCGGCGCTTCGCCGGGATCTATCGCAACAGCCTAGTTTCTGTGATGGGCTCCTCGGCCCTGGTCACCGGTCTGGCGATCGTGGCGATCATCCAGCCTGAGCCCTGGTTCACGCCCCAGTACCTGATTCCTCTGCTGGGCATGGTGCTGGGCAATACCCTCAACGGCATCTCCCTCGGCCTGGATCGCCTCATGGAGGGGCTGCTGAGCCAGCGGGAACAGGTGGAGGCCTGGCTGGCCCTGGGTGGCACCCGCTGGGAGGCATGCAACGCGGTGGTGCGGGATGCGATTCGCATCGCCATGATCCCCACGATCAATTCAATGATGGTGATGGGCCTGGTCAGCCTGCCCGGCATGATGACAGGTCAAATCCTGGAAGGTGCGGCCCCTGCGGCCGCCGTTCGCTACCAGATCGTCATCCTGTTCATGATCTCCGCCGCCACTGCGCTCGGGGTGTTCGGGGTGGTCTTGCTGGGCTACCGCAGCCTCACCAGCCAGGACCATCAACTGCGTCTGGATCGCCTCTCATCCCTGCGCCCTCGCACCTGA
- a CDS encoding glycogen/starch/alpha-glucan phosphorylase: protein MTEHQPLTLRLPTPGCYADPDRSGLTADDVFDGMTEHLFYTLGKLAPSASRHDLYMALSYAVRDRLMTRYLAGIEAIVASPARVVAYLSAEFLVGPQLGNNLLMLGIREEAAEALRRFGINDFEDILEVEEEPGLGNGGLGRLAACFLESLASLEIPATGYGIRYEFGIFDQLIRDGWQVEITDKWLKGGWPWEIPHPDQACFVGFGGHTENYRDTNGCLRVRWVPEETAIGVPHDVPVLGYRVNTCDRLRLWRAEATETFDFYAFNIGDYYGAVEEKVGSENLSKVLYPNDGTDEGRRLRLKQQHFFVSCSLQDMLRSLEVRAIPIQEFPSHWAVQLNDTHPAIAVAELMRLLLDEKHLEWEEAWRITSQSLSYTNHTLLPEALEKWGIELFGSLLPRHLQLIYEINRRFIQQVRLRYPGDNEILRRVSIIDEDGPKAVRMAHLATVASHHVNGVAKLHSSLVKTQLFPDFAALWPEKFTNVTNGVTPRRWVALSNPLLSGLITEAIGEGWIRDFSRIQELEAFSGDAGFLERWGATKLAVKHHLANYIHRHTGVLVDPASMFDVQVKRIHEYKRQHLNALQVIALYLRIKNGTAGGEAPRTVIFGGKAAPGYYMAKLIIRFLSAIAETVNADPDMQGRLRVIFLPNYNVKLGEKVYPAADLSEQISTAGKEASGTGNMKFAMNGALTIGTLDGANVEIRERVGAANFFLFGKTTEDLADLHERGYRPWELVNDIAELPEVLRLVEQGHFSSGDTDLFRPLLQNLTGRDPFFVLADFDAYLKAQAAVSQAWSDPGGWNRMALLNVARSGYFSSDRSVDEYAEKIWKAQPFPVRISCELD from the coding sequence ATGACCGAGCACCAGCCCCTCACTCTGCGCCTGCCGACCCCGGGCTGTTACGCCGATCCCGATCGCAGCGGCCTCACCGCTGACGACGTGTTCGACGGCATGACCGAGCACCTCTTCTACACGCTCGGCAAGCTCGCCCCCTCGGCCAGCCGCCATGACCTCTACATGGCCCTGAGCTACGCGGTGCGCGACCGGCTGATGACCCGCTACCTGGCCGGCATCGAGGCGATCGTCGCCAGTCCCGCCCGGGTGGTGGCCTATCTCTCCGCCGAGTTCCTGGTGGGCCCCCAGCTCGGCAACAACCTGCTGATGCTCGGCATCCGGGAGGAAGCCGCCGAGGCCCTGCGTCGCTTCGGCATCAACGACTTCGAAGACATCCTGGAGGTGGAGGAGGAGCCAGGCCTCGGCAACGGTGGCCTCGGCCGCCTGGCGGCCTGCTTCCTCGAATCGCTCGCCTCCCTGGAGATTCCCGCCACCGGCTACGGCATTCGCTACGAATTCGGCATCTTCGACCAGCTCATCCGAGATGGCTGGCAGGTCGAAATCACCGACAAATGGCTCAAGGGCGGCTGGCCCTGGGAGATTCCCCATCCCGATCAGGCCTGCTTCGTCGGTTTCGGTGGCCACACCGAGAACTACCGCGACACCAACGGCTGCCTCCGGGTCCGCTGGGTGCCCGAGGAAACCGCGATCGGCGTCCCCCACGATGTTCCCGTTCTGGGTTATCGCGTCAACACCTGCGATCGCCTGCGTCTCTGGCGCGCCGAAGCCACTGAGACCTTCGATTTCTACGCTTTCAACATCGGCGACTATTACGGGGCCGTGGAGGAGAAGGTCGGTTCAGAGAATCTCTCCAAGGTGCTCTATCCCAACGACGGCACCGACGAGGGCCGCCGTCTTCGCTTGAAACAGCAGCACTTCTTTGTTAGCTGCTCCCTGCAGGACATGCTGCGCTCCCTTGAGGTCCGCGCCATTCCTATCCAGGAGTTTCCCTCCCACTGGGCCGTGCAGCTCAATGACACCCATCCCGCCATCGCCGTGGCGGAGCTGATGCGCCTGCTGCTGGATGAGAAGCATCTCGAGTGGGAAGAGGCCTGGCGCATCACCAGCCAGTCGTTGTCCTATACCAACCACACCCTCTTGCCGGAGGCCCTGGAGAAATGGGGCATTGAACTGTTTGGTTCGCTTCTGCCCCGCCACCTTCAACTGATCTACGAGATCAACCGCCGCTTCATTCAGCAGGTGCGCCTGCGCTATCCCGGCGACAATGAAATCCTTCGCCGAGTTTCGATCATCGACGAGGATGGTCCCAAGGCCGTGCGCATGGCCCATCTCGCCACGGTGGCCTCCCACCACGTCAATGGCGTGGCAAAGTTGCACAGCAGTCTGGTGAAGACCCAGCTGTTCCCGGATTTCGCTGCCCTCTGGCCCGAGAAGTTCACCAATGTCACCAATGGCGTCACCCCACGACGCTGGGTGGCGCTCTCCAATCCCCTGCTCTCGGGTCTGATCACCGAGGCGATTGGCGAAGGCTGGATCCGTGACTTCAGCCGTATTCAGGAGCTCGAGGCCTTTTCGGGCGACGCCGGCTTCCTGGAGCGCTGGGGTGCAACCAAGCTGGCGGTGAAACATCACCTGGCTAATTATATTCACCGCCACACAGGAGTGCTGGTGGATCCAGCCTCTATGTTCGACGTGCAGGTGAAGCGAATTCATGAGTACAAGCGCCAGCATCTCAATGCTCTGCAGGTGATTGCTCTGTATCTGCGCATCAAGAACGGCACCGCTGGGGGCGAGGCTCCGCGCACTGTCATCTTCGGTGGCAAGGCGGCGCCGGGCTACTACATGGCGAAGCTGATCATCCGCTTCCTCAGCGCCATTGCTGAGACTGTGAATGCCGATCCCGACATGCAGGGACGTCTGCGGGTGATCTTCCTGCCCAATTACAATGTTAAGCTTGGCGAAAAGGTCTATCCAGCCGCTGATCTTTCCGAGCAGATCTCCACCGCTGGCAAGGAAGCTTCTGGTACTGGCAATATGAAATTCGCCATGAATGGTGCCCTGACGATCGGCACCTTGGATGGCGCCAATGTGGAAATTCGCGAGCGTGTTGGGGCTGCAAACTTCTTCCTTTTCGGCAAGACCACCGAGGACCTGGCCGATCTTCATGAACGTGGCTACCGCCCCTGGGAGCTGGTGAACGACATTGCCGAACTGCCTGAAGTTCTGCGTCTCGTGGAGCAGGGGCACTTCAGCAGCGGTGACACCGACCTGTTCCGCCCCTTGCTGCAGAATCTCACCGGTCGCGATCCTTTCTTCGTGCTCGCCGACTTTGACGCTTACCTCAAGGCCCAGGCTGCGGTGAGCCAGGCTTGGTCCGATCCAGGCGGCTGGAACCGCATGGCCCTGCTCAATGTGGCCCGTAGCGGCTATTTCTCTTCGGATCGCTCTGTTGATGAATATGCCGAAAAGATCTGGAAAGCGCAGCCTTTTCCAGTCAGAATCAGCTGTGAACTGGACTGA
- the rimM gene encoding ribosome maturation factor RimM (Essential for efficient processing of 16S rRNA), translating to MSETELLVVGRVVAAQGLQGEVRVLPLSDFPERFTRPGARWMKGRQGPPRQLVLQRGRQLPGKELFVVCFEGINSREAAEALVGDEMLVPASDRPPLADGEFHVLDLVGLEVRLLPDGEVIGTVRDLIHAGNDLLEVERTAGGDSASRSLLIPFVEAIVPEVNLTEGWIGLTPPPGLLDL from the coding sequence ATGAGCGAAACCGAGCTGCTCGTGGTGGGCCGGGTGGTGGCCGCCCAGGGCCTGCAGGGGGAGGTGCGGGTGCTGCCCCTGAGCGATTTCCCGGAGCGGTTCACCCGCCCCGGTGCCCGCTGGATGAAGGGTCGCCAGGGCCCACCGCGGCAACTGGTGCTGCAGCGGGGCCGGCAGCTGCCGGGCAAGGAGCTGTTTGTGGTGTGCTTTGAGGGCATCAACAGCCGCGAGGCCGCTGAGGCGCTGGTGGGCGACGAGATGCTGGTGCCCGCCAGCGACCGCCCGCCGCTGGCCGATGGTGAGTTCCATGTGCTCGATCTGGTGGGGCTGGAGGTGCGGCTGCTGCCGGACGGGGAGGTGATCGGCACCGTGCGCGACCTGATCCATGCCGGCAATGACCTGCTGGAGGTGGAACGCACCGCTGGCGGAGACTCGGCGTCCCGCTCCCTCCTGATTCCGTTTGTGGAGGCGATCGTTCCGGAGGTGAACCTCACCGAAGGCTGGATCGGCCTGACCCCGCCCCCCGGCCTGCTCGATCTCTGA
- a CDS encoding IS3 family transposase, protein MVDHDHPELSVSRQCALLGLPRSTLYYQPTPARESTLRIMARIDTLYLEDPCCGSRRMVGYLARDGIPISRDRVRNLMRRMGLRAIYQKPRTTIPGHPSERFPCLVDLSLVTAVDQVWATDITYIPLQKGFLYLVAIVDLFSRNVLSWKLSNSLDTEFCLEALDVALGAGRKPQIFHSDQGCQFTSTDFVARLQAEKIGISWSGRKRCYDNILVERLWRTVKYEEVYLRAYSDGWEAEISLARFLWRYCHGIRSGAVTQQRSIPPLIADQRATTDTTIDDGRLRDSATAMASHRRDDGRSRPAPGTARYHGPVAAGWW, encoded by the coding sequence CTGGTCGATCACGACCACCCTGAGCTCAGTGTCAGCCGCCAATGTGCGCTGCTGGGGCTGCCTCGATCCACGCTGTACTACCAGCCCACACCGGCGCGGGAATCGACGCTGCGGATCATGGCCAGGATCGATACTCTCTACCTGGAGGATCCCTGCTGCGGCAGCCGCCGGATGGTGGGCTATCTGGCCAGAGATGGGATCCCGATCAGCCGTGACCGGGTGCGAAACCTCATGCGCCGCATGGGTTTACGGGCGATCTACCAGAAACCGCGCACGACGATTCCGGGTCATCCATCCGAGCGCTTCCCCTGCCTGGTGGATCTCAGCCTGGTCACGGCAGTGGATCAGGTCTGGGCCACTGATATCACCTACATCCCGCTTCAGAAAGGCTTTCTCTACCTGGTGGCGATCGTGGATCTCTTCTCCAGGAATGTTCTCAGCTGGAAACTCTCCAACAGCCTTGACACGGAATTCTGCCTGGAAGCCCTGGACGTGGCGCTGGGGGCTGGCCGCAAGCCACAGATCTTCCACTCCGACCAAGGATGCCAGTTCACCTCCACGGACTTCGTGGCAAGGCTGCAAGCCGAGAAAATCGGGATCAGCTGGTCCGGAAGGAAACGCTGCTATGACAACATCCTGGTGGAAAGGCTGTGGCGCACAGTCAAGTACGAGGAGGTGTACCTACGTGCCTACAGCGATGGCTGGGAGGCAGAAATCAGCCTGGCCCGCTTTCTGTGGAGGTACTGCCATGGTATCCGTTCAGGGGCCGTTACGCAGCAGCGCAGCATTCCACCCTTGATCGCTGATCAACGAGCAACCACAGACACCACGATCGATGACGGCCGGCTCAGGGATTCGGCAACAGCGATGGCATCTCACCGCCGCGATGATGGGCGATCAAGGCCTGCTCCAGGAACTGCCAGATATCACGGCCCTGTTGCCGCAGGCTGGTGGTGA
- a CDS encoding mannose-1-phosphate guanylyltransferase/mannose-6-phosphate isomerase, whose product MAPSSSAPLVPVILCGGTGTRLWPLSRASYPKQYWALAGDAEETLLQQTQQRLAGLPGLAAPLLICNEDHRFIVAEQMRQIGVEPAAILLEPVARNTAPAVAVAALQATSRGEDPLLLVLAADHVIRDLTRFRATVLAGIPAAAAGQLVTFGIVPSAPETGYGYIEAEAQEPMAAGEIAAPLPIRRFVEKPDRATAEQFLASGHFTWNSGMFLFRASAILAELDRLAPEVVSACRAALDHDSSDLEFLRLEREAFAGCPNVAIDVAVMEKTKLGAVLPLAAGWSDVGSWSALWETADQDEAGNVLRGRVISQDSRNCYLRSEHRLVVGLGVDDLVVVETDDVVLVAHRDRAQDVKGVVGLLERAGAPESKAHRRIYRPWGHYDGVTEGERWQVKKIQVKPGASLSLQMHHHRAEHWVVVKGTAMVEKDGVEELVGENQSTYIPLGAKHRLSNPGKIPVELIEVQSGPYLGEDDIVRFEDRYGRSERRLGTLA is encoded by the coding sequence ATGGCGCCCTCCTCCTCCGCCCCCCTGGTGCCGGTGATCCTCTGTGGTGGCACCGGCACCAGGCTGTGGCCGCTGTCGAGGGCGAGCTACCCCAAGCAGTACTGGGCCCTGGCGGGTGATGCCGAGGAAACGTTGCTGCAGCAGACCCAGCAGCGGCTGGCGGGTCTGCCTGGGCTGGCAGCGCCGCTGTTGATCTGCAACGAAGATCACCGCTTCATCGTTGCTGAGCAGATGCGTCAGATCGGCGTGGAACCGGCGGCGATTCTGCTGGAGCCGGTGGCGCGCAACACGGCTCCGGCGGTGGCGGTGGCGGCGCTGCAGGCCACCAGCCGTGGTGAGGACCCCCTGCTGCTGGTGCTGGCGGCCGATCACGTGATTCGCGATCTGACCCGCTTCCGAGCCACGGTGCTGGCGGGCATCCCGGCGGCGGCGGCAGGCCAGCTGGTCACTTTCGGGATCGTGCCCAGCGCTCCGGAAACCGGCTACGGCTACATCGAAGCCGAGGCCCAGGAGCCGATGGCGGCCGGTGAGATTGCGGCCCCGCTGCCGATCAGACGATTTGTCGAGAAGCCGGATCGGGCCACCGCTGAGCAGTTCCTGGCCAGCGGCCACTTCACCTGGAACAGCGGCATGTTTCTGTTCCGTGCCAGTGCGATTCTGGCGGAACTGGACCGGCTGGCCCCGGAGGTGGTGAGTGCCTGCCGGGCGGCCCTGGATCACGACAGCAGCGACCTGGAATTCCTGCGGCTGGAGCGTGAGGCCTTCGCCGGCTGCCCGAACGTGGCGATCGATGTGGCGGTGATGGAGAAGACGAAGCTGGGAGCCGTGCTGCCGTTGGCGGCGGGCTGGAGCGATGTCGGCAGCTGGAGCGCCCTGTGGGAAACGGCCGACCAGGACGAGGCGGGCAACGTGCTGCGGGGCCGGGTGATCAGCCAGGACAGCCGCAACTGTTATCTGCGCAGCGAACACCGGCTGGTGGTGGGGCTGGGGGTGGACGACCTTGTGGTGGTGGAAACGGACGATGTGGTGCTGGTGGCCCATCGGGACCGGGCCCAGGACGTCAAAGGGGTGGTGGGGTTGCTGGAGCGCGCCGGTGCGCCGGAAAGCAAGGCGCACCGGCGCATCTACCGGCCATGGGGCCATTACGACGGCGTCACCGAAGGGGAGCGCTGGCAGGTGAAGAAGATCCAGGTGAAGCCCGGTGCCAGCCTGTCGCTGCAGATGCACCACCACCGGGCCGAGCACTGGGTGGTGGTGAAGGGCACGGCGATGGTGGAGAAGGACGGTGTGGAGGAGCTGGTGGGGGAGAACCAGAGCACCTACATCCCGCTGGGGGCCAAGCACCGGCTGAGCAACCCGGGCAAGATTCCTGTGGAGCTGATCGAGGTGCAGAGCGGCCCCTACCTGGGCGAAGACGACATCGTCCGCTTCGAGGATCGCTACGGCCGCAGCGAAAGAAGACTGGGAACGCTGGCCTGA